The stretch of DNA CCAGTCGGGCAAGGGCGCCCCCGACGTGGTCAGGACCGACGTCGGCTGGTCGGCCGGGTTCGCCAACCTCGGCTATCTCCAGCCGCTGGACGGCACCCCCGCCCTCGACGGCAAGGAGGACTTCCTCGGCGGCCCCATGGCGACGGCGAAGTTCAAGGGCGAGACGGTCGGCGTGCCGCAGGTCACCGACACCCTCGGGCTGCTGTACAACAAGGCGGTCCTCAAGAAGGCGGGCATCGCCGAGCCCCCCAGGACCTGGGAAGAGTTCACCGAGGCCGCGAAGACCATCAAGAAGAAGACCGGCGTCGCGGGCACCCAGCTCAACCCGGAGGGCTACTTCTCCCTGCCGTTCGTCTACGGCGAGGGCGGCGACATGCTCGATGTGAAGGGCAAGAGGATCACCGTCGACTCCCCCGCCGCGGCCAAGGGCGTCCGGACGGCCGTGGACATGGTGAAGTCCGGTGTCTCCCTGAAGCCGGCCACCACCGACGGCTACGTGGCGATGCAGACGGCGTTCAAGGACGGCAAGGTCGCCATGGTCGTCAACGGGCCGTGGTCGGTGACCGACGACTACGCGGGCTCGGCCTTCAAGGACAAGGCCAACCTGGGGATCGCCAACATCCCCGCGGGCTCGACGGGCAAGGCGGCGGCGCCGATCGGCGGCCACAACTACTCGGTGTACCGGGGCTCGAAGAACAAGGACGCCTCGTACCTCTTCATCAAGTACATGGCCTCGGCGAAGAGCCAGGAGCTGACCGCCAAGGAGATCAACACACTCCCGACGCGCGAGTCCGCCTACACCGCCGAGGTCACGGCGGACCCCGCGAAGAAGGCCTTCCGCGAGGCGCTCTCCATCGCCAGGTCCCGCCCGGTGATCCCCGGCGTCGGCGACCTGTTCGTCGCCTACGACCAGCACTACACGCAGATCCTGCGCGGCGACACCTCCGCCGGGGCCGGTCTGAACGCGCTCTCCGAGGAGTGGCACGACAAGTTGCTGAAGGACTACCGCACCGACTGAGTCCAACCGGCACACCCGCATGTCGGCCGCCCGCCCCGGGCCACGCCCGGCCGGGGCCGGGGGAGCCGCAGCGCACGTCCTCCGGCCCGCCATCGTCCGTACGGAGAGTCATGTCCACAGCCGTCAGCAAACCGGGCGGGAGCGCCCCGCCGCAGGCCGGGGAGCCCGGTCCCGCCCGCCGGGGGCCAGGCCTCCTCACCCGTCTCCGCCGCTCCTTCGCCACGCACTGGTACGCGTGGGCCATGGTGCTCCCGGTCGTCGTGGTCCTCGCGGTCCTCGTCGGCTATCCGCTGGGCCGCGGCCTCTACCTCTCGTTCACCGACGCGGACGAGGCCAACATCGGGCGGGTGATCGGTGACTTCCACGTACCGGCCACCTACAGGTTCGTGGGGCTCGACAACTACTGGAACATCCTCTCCGGCAAGGAGGGCTCGTTCTATCCCAGGCTGGGATGGACCGTGGTGTGGACGGCGAGCTGCGTCCTCCTGCACTACTCGATCGGGCTCGGGCTGGCGATGCTGCTCAACCGGCCGATGCGCGGACGCTCCCTCTACCGGGTGCTGCTGATCCTGCCGTGGGCGGTGCCCGCGTTCGTCGCGGCGTTCGCGTGGAAGCTGATGTACAACACCCAGAACGGCGTCATCAACGCGGTGCTCGCCAAGGTCGGCGTCGGGGCGGTCGACTGGCTGGGCGACCCCTTCGTGCAGAAGCTCTCCGTCATCGCCGTCAACACCTGGCTGGGCGTGCCTTTCATGATGGTCGCGATACTCGGCGGCCTCCAGGCGATACCCAGGGAACTGCACGAGGCGGCCGAGATGGACGGCGCCTCACCGTGGCAGCGGTTCAGGAACGTGACACTGCCGGGGCTGCGTCCCGTGTCGGGCACGGTCGTCCTGCTGGGCACCATCTGGACGTTCAACATGTTCCCGATCATCTATCTGGTGATCGGCCAGGCGGGCGGCACCAAGAGCGAGATCCTGGTGACCTACGCCTACCGGCTGGCCTTCCAGGGGGTACGCGACTACGCGGGCTCCGCCTCGTACGGCATCGTGATCCTCTCGCTGCTCCTGGTCTTCTCCGTCTTCCACCGCAGGATGCTCAGCCGCCAGGAGGGCTCGCTGTGAGTACCACGACCCCGCGCGCCCGGCGCTCGAAGGGCGCCTCGGCGGCACTGCACACCACGCTCGTCGTCGCCTCGCTCGTCGCGCTCTTCCCCATCGCCTTCATCGCGCTGGTGTCGCTGCGCGGTGAGGACGGCTGGACGCATCCGACGCGCCTCTCCGGCTTCACCCTCTCCAACTACCGGCACGTCCTCGCCGACACACAGTTCCCGACCTGGTTCCTGAACTCGGTGATCGTGGCGGGCGGGACCATGCTGCTCGGCGTACTCATCTCGGCGAGCGCCGGGTACGCGGTGTCGCGGATGCGTTTCCCCGGCGGCCGGCCGCTGATGTGGTCGTTCCTGCTCTGTCAGATGTTCCCGGTGGCCGTGCTGATCGTGCCGTTGTACAACATCCTCGGCGGGCTCGGCCTGCTCGACTCCTACGGCGGGCTGATCCTCACCCTGTGCTCGGTGTCCGTGCCGTTCTGCGCGTGGATGCTCAAGGGGTACTTCGACACGGTGCCGAGGGAGATCGACGAGTCGGGCCGGGTCGACGGGCTCACCCCGTTCGGTACGTTCTGGCGGCTGATCGTGCCGCTGGCACGGCCCGGACTCGCTGTGACCGCCTTCTACACGTTCCTGACCGCGTGGGGCGAGGTGGCTTTCGCCACCCAGTTCATGAGCAGCGAGTCCAAGTACACCCTCGCGGTCGGGCTTCAGACCTTCGTGGGACCGCACCGCGCCGAGTGGGGGCTGATGACGGCCTCATCGGTCCTGATCATGGTCCCGGCGGGGCTGCTCTTCTTCTTCGCGCAGAAGCACCTCGTGGCGGGGCTCACCGCGGGCGGCACCAAGGGGTGAACGGCGTGCGCGCACGGCGCGCGGGGACCGCCCCCGCCCGGCCGTACGTGCGTTCACTCCGACTCGCGGGCTCCCCACGCGGCCACGGGTTTCCCACCGGAACCGGGACGAAAGGATGACCATAAGGACTTCAACAGCGCTCCCCACGTCACCGGTCCGCGTTCCACGCGTTGACCCAGCATCACCGATTTCACGAACTTGACGCCCCAGCCGTGGGCCTACCCGATAGGGATGACGTACATGACCCAGGACATCGCCCCGCGCGCGACGTCGCCGGCCGACCACGACCGGAACGCCGATGAGGCGACCGACTGGCGGCGGGACGCCGTCATCTACCAGGTGTACGTACGTTCCTTCGCCGACAGTGACGGTGACGGTATCGGCGATCTGCGCGGGGCCAGGGAGCGGCTGCCGCACCTCGCGGAGCTGGGCGTGGACGCCGTGTGGCTGACGCCGTTCTACTCCTCGCCGCAGGCCGACGGCGGCTACGACGTGGCCGACTACCGCGCGGTCGACCCGCTGTTCGGTGACCTCCAGGACGCCGACGACCTGGTACGTGAGGCGCACAGGCTCGGCCTGCGGATCATTGTCGACATCGTGCCGAACCACTCATCCGACCAGCACCTCTGGTTCAGGGCCGCGATCGAGGGCGGACCCGGCGCGCCGGAGCGGGAGCTGTACCACTTCCGTCCTGGACGCGGGGCCGAGGGGGAACTCCCGCCCAATGACTGGGAGTCCGTCTTCGGCGGCCCCGCCTGGACCCGCACGCGGGACGGCGCCTGGTACCTGCATCTCTTCGCACCCGAGCAGCCCGACCTCAACTGGGACAACCCGGCGGTGCACGCCGAGTTCGAGTCGGTCATGCGCTTCTGGCTCGACCTCGGGGTCGACGGGTTCCGGATCGACGTGGCCCACGGCATGGTCAAGGCTCCCGGCCTCCCCGACATCGGCGCGAGCGAACAGGCCCGGATGATCGGTCAGCAGGTGCTGCCCTTCTTCGACCAGGACGGGGTCCACGAGATCCATCGCTCGTGGCGCGCGCTGCTCGACTCCTACCCCGGGGAGCGCATCGGCGTGGCGGAGGCGTGGGCGCCCGACCCTGAGCGCCTCGCGCTGTACGTGCGCCCCGACGAGCTGCACCAGGCGTTCAACTTCCAGTTCCTGAACACCGAGTGGGACGCGGCGGCCATGCGGACCGTCATCGACGACTCGCTCTCGGCGACCACCGCCGTGGGCGCTCCGACGACCTGGGTGCTCTCCAACCACGACGTGGTGCGCCACACCACTCGGTACGGAGGGGGCGAGCGGGGGCTGCGCAGGGCGCGGGCGGCGGGGCTGCTGACGTTGGCGCTGCCGGGCTCCGCCTACCTCTACCAGGGCGAGGAGCTCGGCCTCCCCGAGGTGACCGACCTCCCCGACGAGGTGCGCCAGGACCCGGCGTTCTTCCGGGGCCTGACCGGCCCCGACGCGGCCGCCGGGCAGGAGGGCACGCGGGACGGCTGCCGGGTGCCCCTGCCGTGGGAGGGCGAAGAGGCGCCGTACGGCTTCGGGCCCGCGGGTTCCTGGCTGCCGCAGCCCATGGCGTGGCGGGAGCTGAGTGTCGCCGCGCAGTCGGGCGACCCGCGCTCGACGCTGGAGCTCTACCGTTCCGCGCTGGCGCTGCGCAAGGAGCTGCCAGGACTCGGGGACTCCTCGATGACGTGGATCGAGGCTCCTGAGGGCGTACTGGCCTTCGCGCGGCCGGGGTTCGTCCTTACGCTGAACACGCTGGCGGAAGAGGTCACGGTGGAGGTTCCCGGGCGGCCCGTGCTGTCGACGGTGGCCGTCGCGTTCTCGGACGGCAAGGCCAGGCTGCCGGGGGAAGCATGCGTCTGGTGGGCAGTCTGAGATGCGACCGGTACAGTCCAATCCTGTGACCGCACGGCTTGCCGACATAGCAGCGCAGGCGGGGGTGAGCGAGGCGACCGTAAGCCGGGTACTCAACGGCAAACAGGGCGTCGCCGCCACCACCCGCCAGTCGGTGCTGGCCGCACTCGACGTCCTCGGCTACGAGCGTCCCGTGCGGCTGCGCCGGCGCAGTGAGGGACTGGTCGGGCTGATCACGCCCGAGCTGGAGAACCCGATCTTCCCCGCGCTGGCCCAGGTGATCGGACAGGCACTGACCCGGCAGGGGTACACACCGGTCCTCGCCACCCAGACGCCGGGCGGCTCCACCGAGGACGAGCTGACGGAGCTGCTCGTCGACCGGGGGGTGGCGGGCATCATCTTCGTCTCCGGGCTGCACGCCGACACCTCGGCCGACACGCAGCGCTATGAGCAGCTGCGGGCCCAAGGGGTGCCGTTCGTCCTGGTCGACGGTTTCTCGCCCAAGGTGCGGGCGCCTTTCATCTCGCCCGACGACCGGGCCGCGATGCGGCTCGCCGTCACCCATCTCGTCTCGCTGGGGCACACCCGTATCGGTCTGGCGCTCGGGCCCCTGAGGTTCGTCCCCGTGCAGCGCAAGATCGAGGGGTTCGTGGCGGCCATGCACGATCAACTCGGCCTCGATCCCGCCACGACGGAGCGGGAGCTGGTCCGCCACTCCCTCTACACACTGGAGGGGGGCCAGGCGGCGGCCACCTCGCTGATCGAGTCGGGGGCGACGGCGGTGGTGTGCGCGAGCGACATGATGGCGCTCGGCGCGATCCGGGCGGCGCGACGGCTGGGGCTGGAGGTCCCCGACGACGTGTCGGTGGTCGGGTTCGACGACTCCCCGCTGATCGCCTTCACCGACCCGCCGCTGACCACGGTCCGCAAGCCGGTGCCCGCCATGGGGCAGGCGGCGGTGCGTACCCTGCTTGAGGAGGTCGGCGGCACGCCCGCGCCGCACAGCGAATTCGTGTTCATGCCGGAGCTGGTGGTGCGGGGGTCCACAGCTTCGTCACCCGGTGTGAAACTCCCCGGAAGGACCTGAGGCGGCCGGTTTCCAGCACCGTGGTGTCCGGGGCGCCGCGTCCGGCCCCGGACACCGGAAATGGGGGATGGACCCACCTTGGGGATGATCGGTCACAGGTCGTTTTCTGGCAGACTCTATGCCTATGGGTGAGATGACTGTGACGACATTGGACAGCCGCAGAACGGCTGCTTCCTCACCCACCCATGACAGCTCCCTGGCCCGTGTGACGCGCCGCTGCGTCCGGCATCTGCGCACCCCCAGGCACCCACGGGTGTGGTTCGAGATCCTGCTCATCGCGGCCAGTTACTGGGCCTACTCGATCATCCGCAACGCGGTACCCGAGCAGAAGGCGGAGGCGCTGCGGAACGCCGACTGGATCTGGCGGGTCGAGCGGACGCTCGGTATCGCGGTCGAGGAGAGCGTCAACCACGCGATCAACGGGGTGACATGGCTGATCGTGGCCATGAACTACTACTACGCGACACTGCACTTCGTCGTGACGCTCGGCGTGCTCGTCTGGCTCTTCCACTGGCACCCCGGACGGTACGCGGCGACGCGCCTCGTCGTCTTCTGCACGACGGGCATCGCCCTCGTCGGCTACTACCTGGTGCCGCTCGCCCCACCGAGGCTGATGACCGGCCAGCACTTCGTGGACACCGTGCTGGTCCACCGCACCTGGGGGTCGATGGCCTCCGGCGACCTCAAGCACATGTCCAACCAGTACGCGGCGATGCCCTCGATGCACATCGGCTGGTCCCTGTGGTGCGGGCTGACCGTCTTCGCGCTGGCGGCGACGCCCTGGGCGAAGGTCCTCGGGCTGCTCTATCCCACGGCGACCCTCATCGTGATCGTCGCGACCGCCAACCACTTCTGGCTGGACGCGGTGGGCGGGGTGATCTGCGTGGCCTTCGGCTTCGCCGTCTCGGCCTTCTGGTACCGCACTCCGCCCTACGCGCTGCCGCGCCGCCTGCCCCGCGACGGGGAGCCACCAGCGGGGCTGCGCCCGGCGGGGGTGTAGGGCCCAAGCGGGGCCGGGAGCGGCGGGAGCGTGAGGCCCGTCGTCACCTTCCCGTCTGCCCCTGAGGTGTCGGAGGGCAGCTCCAAGAGCGGCTCCTCGGTGCAGAGGGCGGCCCCCGGGTGTCAGAGGGCGGCCCCGTAGAACATCTCCTCGACGACGGCCCGCGCCCGTCTGGTGGTCCTGCGGTAGTCGTCGAGCATGTCCCCGAGATGCCCGGGGTCGTATCCGAGATAGCGCCCCACCGCGGCCAGCTCGCGCCCGTCGGCGGGGAAGGTGTCGCCCGCTCTGCCGCGTACCAGCATGACGGCATTGCGGACGCGGGCGGCGAGGATCCACGCCTCGTCCAGGATCGCGGCCTCCTCCCCGCCGATGAGCCGGGCCGCGCAGGCGGCGGCCAGCGCCTGCCTGGTACGGGTCGTCCGCAGCCCCGGCTCGGCCCAGCCGTGCCTGAGCTGGAGGAGTTGCACCGTCCACTCGATGTCGGAGAGGCCGCCCCTGCCCAGCTTGGTGTGCAGTGTCGGGTCCTGGCCGCGCGGCATACGCTCCGACTCCATCCGCGCCTTCAGTCTGCGGATGTCCCGGACGGCCTCCTCGCCGACGCCCTCCGGCGGGTAGCGCAACGGGTCGATCAGCTCGATGAAACGGGCCGCGAGATCGGCGTCCCCTGCCACCGGCTCCGCGCGGAGCAGCGCCTGCGCCTCCCAGGTCAGCGACCAGCGGCGGTAGTAGGCCGCGTACGAGGGAAGCGAGCGTACGAGGGGGCCGCTCCTGCCCTCGGGGCGCAGATCGGCGTCGACGAGCAATGGCGGGTCGGCGCTCGGCAGTTGGAGGAGTCTGCGCATCTCGGACACGACGGAGTTCGCGGCCCGCGCCGCCTCCTCCTCGGAGACGCCCTCGCGCGGCTCGTGCACGAAAAGGACATCGGCGTCGGAACCATACGACAGCTCGTGCCCGCCGAAGCGGCCCATGCCGATGACGGCGAAGCGGGTGGGCAGCGTGTCGCCCCAGCCCTCCCTGACGACGGCGCGCAGGGTGCCGCCGAGCGTCGCGGCCGTCAGGTCGGAGACGGCAGAGCCGACCCGGTCGATGAGCGCGCCGTGGTCCTGCTCCGCCGGGCTCTCCTCGGTGCCGTAGGAACCGATGATGTCGGCGGCGGTGGTACGGAACAGCTCGCGTCTGCGCACCCCGCGGGCGGCGGTGACGGCCTGCTCCGCGCCGGACGCGCGACTCACGGCGGCGAGGATCTCCTGCTCCAACTGGCGCCCAGGACGAGGCTCCAGGCCCCGCGGATCACCGAGCAGCGCGACCGCCTCGGGGGCACGCATCAGCAGATCGGGGGCGAGCCGTCCGGCCGAGAGCACTCGGGCCAGGTTCTCCGCCGCGGCGCCCTCGTCGCGCAGCAGCCGCAGGTACCAAGGGGTCTTGCCCAGCGCGTCCGAGACCTTGCGGAAGTTGAGAAGCCCGGCGTCGGGGTCGGCGGAGTCGGCGAACCAGCCGAGCAGGACAGGCAGCAGTGTCCGCTGGATGGCCGCCTTCCTGGACACGCCCGCGGTCAGCGCCTCCAAGTGGCGCAGGGCCCCGGCGGGGTCGGCGTAGCCCAGGGCGACGAGCCGTTCGCGGGCCGCGTCGGCGCTGAGGCCGGCCTCCCCGGGGGCGAGCTGGGCGACCGCGTCGAGCAGCGGACGGTAGAAGAGCTTCTCGTGGAGCCTACGGACGGCGCTCGCGTGCCTCTTCCACTCCCTGCCCAGATCCGCGATGGGTTCCGAACGCATCCCGAGGGAACGCCCGAGGCGCCGCAGGCCGGCCTCGTCGTCGGGAACCAGGTGGGTGCGGCGCAACTTGTAGAGCTGGATGCGGTGTTCCATGGACCGCAGGAAGCGGTACGCCTCATCGAGCTGGAAGGCGTCGGCCCGCCCCACGTAACCGCCGTCCGCCAGATCGGCGAGGGCGGTGAGCGTGGTGGGGCTGCGCAGCGCGGTGTCGGTGCGGCCGTGCACCAACTGGAGGAGCTGTACGGCGAATTCGACGTCCCGCAGTCCGCCGGGCCCGAGCTTGAGTTCGCGGTCGACCTCGCCCACGGGGATTCCCGCGACGACCCTGCGGCGCATCTTCTGCGCGTCGGAGACGAAGTTGTCCCGCTCGGAGACCTGCCAGACCAGCGGGGAGAGCGTGTCGACGTATGCGCGGCCCAGTTCCTGATCGCCGGCCACCGGGCGCGCCTTGAGGAGCGCCTGGAACTCCCAGGTCTTCGCCCAGCGCTGGTAGTACGCGAGGTGGCTGGAGAGCGTCCGCACCAGCGGGCCGTTGCGTCCCTCGGGGCGGAGGTTGGCGTCGACGGGCCAGATGGTGCCCTCGACGGTGGTCTCCGAGCAGATCCGCATCATGTGCGAGGCGAGCCGGGTGGCCGCCTGGACGGCCTTGCCCTCGTCGACCCCGTCGACGGGCTCGCCCACGAAGATCACGTCGACGTCCGAGACGTAGTTCAGCTCGTGGCCACCGCACTTGCCCATCGCGATCACCGCCAGCCTGCACGCCGCCGCGTCCTCGGGGGCCGCGGCGGAGGCGAGGGCGAGCGCGGCCCGCAGAGTGGCCGTCGCGAGGTCGGCCAGTTCCGCCGCCGTCTCGATGAGGTCGGTGGTGCCGCACACGTCACGGGCGGCGATGGAGAGCAGGCAGCGCCGGTAGGAGACGCGCAGCGCGACCGCGTCGTCGGCGTCGGCGAGACCTCGCTCGAAGTCGGCGACGCCGGGATGCAGGTCGACGGCCTCGTAGGTGACGAGCGCCTGCCAGTCGGTGGGATGGCGTGCGAGGTGGTCGGCGAGCGCCTCCGAGGCACCGAGCACGCCGAGCAGCCGGTCACGGAGCGGCTTGGCCGTCACCAGGGTGTTGATCAGGGTCTGGCGCTCGTCGTCGGGCTGCGCCTCTATGAGCCTGACGAGGCCCAGCAGGGCGAGGTCGGGATCGGCCGTCGCGCCGAGGGCGTCGAGCAGGACGGGGTCGGAGCGGACGGCGGCCAGTTCCGGGGTGTCGAGCAGCCGCTCCGCGGTGGAAGGGGTGATGAACCCGTGGCGCAGCAGCCGCGTGAAGGTGCTGCTCCTGCGCCCCTGCGGCACTGTCATCTCTGCACGCCCTTCTGGCTGCGGGGCGTCCGTGCCCGGCACGGGCGCCCTGCCCTGTCGCTGTCCCGGCCGTTCCGTCCCGACACGGCCGTCCCGATCAAGGTCCCTGGGACTTGAGGGTAACGGCAGGACCCGGCGGCGGGACGGGCCGTGCGGCGGGCCACGTCCGGAGCGCATGGCGGGGGTGGGGTGAGTGCACCGCGTCCGGGGCCCGGTGCGTGCACCGCGCCCATGGCCGCCGGGGACAGTCCGGGGTCACCCAGGGCGGGCGTCCGGGGCACCTAGGGCGTGTATCGAAAGTCCCGTCTGGCCCGCGACGCCTGGCACGGCACCTCGCCGCGTTGTCGGGATCGCCCACGTACACCCAGTACGCGGACGACCCTCCGCCTTGCGATGCACCGCACCAGACGCCGCGGGCCCCGCCCTCCGGGCGGACGACGCTACTTTCGAAACACGCCCTAGGGGTGGCCGTCCGGGGTCACGGTGGCGTCCGGGGGGCGCCGGGGGCGGAGTGTGTCCACGATGAAAGAAGACGGCGGGAAAACGGGCGGCGGGCGTGGGCAGAGCGGCCAAACGGTGGCGCCGGGCGGCTCGCTGCGGAAGGCTGGCTCCCTACGAGGTCTCTTCGAGGGGCCACGGCGGTCGGCGCGGTCCACTACCGCACTCGGCGGGTCGGATCCGCGAGCCGCGGGGCGCGTGGCGGCGCGCCGGTCGGCCGGGGCGCCGCACCGGCCGAGGCGGGCCGGCAGGCGACCCCGGACCTGGAGGAGGCCTCGGCCGGTCGGGAGCGGCCTCGGGCCGGTCGTAGGAGTGAATCGCACCCACGAGGGAGCAGTACCGATGAGCTCAGCACACGCCCCGCAGGACGGCGGAGCGAGTACGCCCGCCACGGGTACGTACCGGATCGACCCCGTGGACTCGGCGGTCAGGTTCATGACGCGGTCTTTCGGGATCGTGCCCGTCAAAGGCACGTTCCCCATCGCCCACGGGCAGATCACCGTCGCCGACCCCGCGGAGTCCTCGGCCGTCCGGGTGACGGTCGACGTGTCCGGCTTCACCAGCGGCAACGGCAAACGTGACACACACGTCCTCTCCGGCGACTACCTCGACGCGGCGGGTCACCCGGAGATCGTGTTCAACTCCGACCGCGTGGAGCGCTCGGGCGGGGACGCCGTCCTCCACGGCGAGCTGACCGTACGCGGGGTGACCCGGCCCATGGAAGTCTCCGTCACCTCGGTCGAGGAGCACGACGGCAGGCTCATCGCGCGGGGCACCGCCTCGGTGGACCGCTACGCCTTCGGCATCACCGCGGCCAAGGGCATGACAGGCCGGGTCACCCGGCTGTATCTGGAGGTCGTGGCGGAACGCTGAAGGCCGCTGGTGACGGCCCGCCGAGCCGACTTCCCCGGCCTCACTGACGACTTCGCCGGTGGCCGGTGGCCGGTAGCCGGTAGCCGGTCCCCGGTCACCAGCCACCGCTCACCAGCCACCGCTCACCGCTCACCGCTCACCGCTCACCGCTCACCGGGAAACCTTCCCGCCCCGGAAACGTCCCGCGCGAATCCCCACACGCCCCACACGCCCATATGCCGCACACCCCCCACACCCCCCACACGCTGGAGGCCACGCCATGACCCGCACCACGCCACTGACGGAGCTGGACCACCGCTACAGCGACCCCGGCGCCACCCCTGCCCCCTGGGAGGAGGGCGTACGGCTGCTGGAGGCGGCGGAGCTGTACTGGCTGTCGACCGTGCGGGAGGACGGCAGACCGCACGTGACGCCGCTGATCGGGGTGTGGCGGGCGGGGGCCATGCACTTCACGACGGGCCCACAGGAGCGCAAGGCACGCAATCTCGCGCAGAACCCGCAGGTCGTCCTCGTCACAGGGACCAATGCGCTCTCCCAGGGCTGCGACATCGTGGTGGAGGGCGAGGCGGTAGCCGTGACCGACGAGGACACGCTGCGCTCCCTCGCCGAGGCCTACGAGGCCAAGTACGGCAAGAACTGGCACTTCGATGTCCGCGACGGCGCCTTCTACGGCCAGGGTGACGACCGGGCGGAGGTGTACGCGGTGACTCCGTGGAAGGCCTTCGGGTTCGGCAAGGGCGAGCCGTTCGGCCAGACCCGCTGGAGCTTCGCGTGACGGTCGTCGTCCGGTCCCGCCCCCGGCGCTGAGCAGGCGCCCGGCGCGGACCGGACCAGCTCCGTACGATGATGGAGCCATGGAGAGCACCATGGGACTGCGCGAACGGAAGAAGGCCGCCACCAGGCAGGCCGTGCACGAGGCCGCGCTGCGGCTGACCGTGGAACACGGGCTCGACCATGTGACGGTGGAGGCGGTCGCCGACGCCGCGGGGATCTCACGCAGGACCTTCTCCAACTACTTCACCACGAAGGAGGACGCGGTCCTCTGGGGCGAGGAGCGGCAGATCAGCACCTTCGTCCAGGCCGTGAGGGGCCGCCCGGCCGGGGAGTCCGCCTGGGCGGCGATGCGGGCGGCCGTGCACGCCCTGTCCCCAGCTTCCGGCTCCCCCGAACGCGAATGGGCGGTGAGAACCCGGCTGGCGATGCGCCACCCGTCCCTGCTCGCCCGCCAGCTCGGCAACCACGCGATGCTTGAGCACGAGCTGGCCGAGGCCGCGGCCGAACGCGGCACGGGTGGCTCCGCGCGCCCGAGGGTGATCGCGGCGGCCTTCCTGTCGGCGCTGAGGATCGCCATGTACCAGTGGATCGAGGACGACCTCTCCCGCGACCCGCGTGTCCTCATCGACGAGATCCTGGACGAGATGTCCGAGCCGTTCGTCTGAGCCTGCCGGGACCCGCGGAGCGCTGCGGGAAGCCGAGAGCGCGGAGCGCCGCGGCGGAGCGCGGAAGCCCACAGAGGCGCACGGGGGGAGCGCGTACGGAGTGCGCGACGGCGCGGACGCGCGCGGAGCGGCGGTCGCCGCCCGGTCCGACACGGCCACCGGTCCCGGTTCCGCGTTCCGATCCCGGTACCGATCCCGGTCACCCGGCGCCCGATCGCCCTGCCCACCCGCCATATACCCGGCCGCCGCCCACCGCTCCTGCACCGACCGTCCTGCACTCGA from Streptomyces tsukubensis encodes:
- a CDS encoding bifunctional [glutamine synthetase] adenylyltransferase/[glutamine synthetase]-adenylyl-L-tyrosine phosphorylase gives rise to the protein MTVPQGRRSSTFTRLLRHGFITPSTAERLLDTPELAAVRSDPVLLDALGATADPDLALLGLVRLIEAQPDDERQTLINTLVTAKPLRDRLLGVLGASEALADHLARHPTDWQALVTYEAVDLHPGVADFERGLADADDAVALRVSYRRCLLSIAARDVCGTTDLIETAAELADLATATLRAALALASAAAPEDAAACRLAVIAMGKCGGHELNYVSDVDVIFVGEPVDGVDEGKAVQAATRLASHMMRICSETTVEGTIWPVDANLRPEGRNGPLVRTLSSHLAYYQRWAKTWEFQALLKARPVAGDQELGRAYVDTLSPLVWQVSERDNFVSDAQKMRRRVVAGIPVGEVDRELKLGPGGLRDVEFAVQLLQLVHGRTDTALRSPTTLTALADLADGGYVGRADAFQLDEAYRFLRSMEHRIQLYKLRRTHLVPDDEAGLRRLGRSLGMRSEPIADLGREWKRHASAVRRLHEKLFYRPLLDAVAQLAPGEAGLSADAARERLVALGYADPAGALRHLEALTAGVSRKAAIQRTLLPVLLGWFADSADPDAGLLNFRKVSDALGKTPWYLRLLRDEGAAAENLARVLSAGRLAPDLLMRAPEAVALLGDPRGLEPRPGRQLEQEILAAVSRASGAEQAVTAARGVRRRELFRTTAADIIGSYGTEESPAEQDHGALIDRVGSAVSDLTAATLGGTLRAVVREGWGDTLPTRFAVIGMGRFGGHELSYGSDADVLFVHEPREGVSEEEAARAANSVVSEMRRLLQLPSADPPLLVDADLRPEGRSGPLVRSLPSYAAYYRRWSLTWEAQALLRAEPVAGDADLAARFIELIDPLRYPPEGVGEEAVRDIRRLKARMESERMPRGQDPTLHTKLGRGGLSDIEWTVQLLQLRHGWAEPGLRTTRTRQALAAACAARLIGGEEAAILDEAWILAARVRNAVMLVRGRAGDTFPADGRELAAVGRYLGYDPGHLGDMLDDYRRTTRRARAVVEEMFYGAAL
- a CDS encoding YceI family protein, which encodes MSSAHAPQDGGASTPATGTYRIDPVDSAVRFMTRSFGIVPVKGTFPIAHGQITVADPAESSAVRVTVDVSGFTSGNGKRDTHVLSGDYLDAAGHPEIVFNSDRVERSGGDAVLHGELTVRGVTRPMEVSVTSVEEHDGRLIARGTASVDRYAFGITAAKGMTGRVTRLYLEVVAER
- a CDS encoding pyridoxamine 5'-phosphate oxidase family protein; the protein is MTRTTPLTELDHRYSDPGATPAPWEEGVRLLEAAELYWLSTVREDGRPHVTPLIGVWRAGAMHFTTGPQERKARNLAQNPQVVLVTGTNALSQGCDIVVEGEAVAVTDEDTLRSLAEAYEAKYGKNWHFDVRDGAFYGQGDDRAEVYAVTPWKAFGFGKGEPFGQTRWSFA
- a CDS encoding TetR/AcrR family transcriptional regulator: MESTMGLRERKKAATRQAVHEAALRLTVEHGLDHVTVEAVADAAGISRRTFSNYFTTKEDAVLWGEERQISTFVQAVRGRPAGESAWAAMRAAVHALSPASGSPEREWAVRTRLAMRHPSLLARQLGNHAMLEHELAEAAAERGTGGSARPRVIAAAFLSALRIAMYQWIEDDLSRDPRVLIDEILDEMSEPFV